In Pedobacter sp. W3I1, one DNA window encodes the following:
- a CDS encoding TolC family protein produces MKMFTKNKLVTGFAFVIALGFASNANAQQVLTIQQAVDNTLRNNLQIKQAAFSAALSNETLSQSKNALLPTLNGAASYNKNFGRSIDPSTNQFISQQFSSANGSLSASADLFQGFQKINQIRQNKLLLAADQTNVEKIKNDLILQVVTSYMQILYNKDLLAASQQQLEVAKQTLKREQALLDAGNKTLADISQAKSQVATAELNTTNAQNTLSVSYLTLNQLMEMQPENRFEVKAPVIAENYSLQNSYDINTIFTSAVTSFPDVKLASLRTEAALRGISVAKSSYYPRLSVGAGLGSNFSSGRSKVVSITPNGFSEIGRTLTTNESVVTPDFVTVLGKQAFGSQIEDNFNQYVGLNLSIPIFNGFQARTNVRKAKINYQNTQVQEQLTKNNLSKVISQAVYDLKAAESRYSSTQNAFQAQKDAFYVIEQRYNVGLVNSLDYSTAQTNRNKAEIDFIQAKYDLLFRAKVIDYYLGKQIVF; encoded by the coding sequence ATGAAGATGTTTACCAAGAATAAGTTAGTTACCGGTTTTGCTTTTGTTATTGCGCTCGGTTTTGCCAGTAATGCTAATGCCCAGCAAGTTTTAACCATCCAACAGGCAGTAGATAATACCCTTAGAAATAATTTACAGATCAAACAGGCTGCTTTTAGTGCCGCTCTAAGTAATGAAACACTAAGTCAATCTAAAAATGCGCTTTTACCAACGCTTAACGGAGCAGCAAGTTATAATAAAAACTTCGGTCGTAGTATCGATCCATCAACCAATCAGTTTATTTCACAACAATTTTCATCAGCCAACGGTAGCTTAAGTGCAAGTGCCGATCTTTTTCAGGGCTTTCAGAAAATTAATCAGATCAGACAGAACAAACTTTTGCTTGCTGCCGATCAAACCAATGTAGAGAAAATCAAAAACGATTTAATTTTACAGGTGGTTACCTCATATATGCAGATTTTGTACAACAAAGATTTATTAGCTGCATCACAACAACAATTAGAAGTTGCCAAGCAGACCTTAAAAAGAGAGCAGGCCTTATTAGATGCGGGTAATAAGACCTTAGCCGATATTTCGCAGGCAAAATCTCAGGTAGCTACTGCCGAGTTGAATACTACAAATGCTCAAAATACATTATCGGTATCTTATTTAACTTTAAATCAATTGATGGAAATGCAACCAGAAAATAGATTTGAGGTAAAGGCACCGGTTATTGCAGAAAACTATTCTTTACAGAATAGTTATGATATTAATACAATTTTTACCAGTGCGGTAACTAGTTTCCCTGATGTTAAGTTAGCATCGTTAAGAACCGAAGCTGCATTAAGAGGAATTAGTGTAGCTAAATCTTCTTATTACCCAAGACTATCTGTCGGTGCCGGTTTAGGGTCTAACTTTTCCAGTGGCAGGAGTAAAGTAGTTTCTATTACCCCAAATGGATTCTCTGAAATTGGAAGAACCTTAACGACTAACGAATCTGTTGTTACACCAGATTTTGTGACTGTTTTAGGCAAACAGGCATTCGGTTCTCAAATAGAGGATAACTTTAATCAATATGTTGGATTAAATCTTTCGATTCCTATTTTTAATGGTTTCCAGGCAAGAACAAATGTTAGAAAAGCAAAAATTAACTATCAGAATACACAGGTACAGGAGCAGCTTACCAAGAATAATTTAAGTAAGGTGATTTCGCAGGCAGTTTATGATTTAAAGGCCGCAGAAAGCCGTTATTCATCAACTCAGAATGCATTTCAGGCGCAAAAAGATGCCTTTTATGTAATTGAGCAGCGTTATAATGTTGGTTTAGTAAACTCATTAGATTACAGCACAGCGCAAACCAATAGAAATAAAGCGGAGATAGATTTTATCCAGGCTAAATACGATCTTTTGTTCAGGGCAAAAGTAATTGATTACTATTTAGGTAAACAAATTGTTTTTTAG
- a CDS encoding efflux RND transporter periplasmic adaptor subunit: MKLKHIIITVVAIVALLVILKLAGVIGGDKTEKVTTEKASDKTVVETVTASGKIQPETEVKLSSEVSGEVVELKVKEGDIVKAGQLLCKVRPDVLQSGYERTVATFNAQRASVAAAQQQLIQNQANFVNAEATYKRNVELFNKKVISASEFDAAKAAYLTAKANLASAKENVTGAKFTLEQTGANVKEAGANLAKTTIYAPVDGVVSKLSIELGDRILGTSQMAGTEIMRISNLSTMEVNVDVNENDITRVKVGDKASIEVDAFSDKKFRGVVTEIASSSTAVGTAISTSVDQVTNFSVKIRITEELAGKQQSIFRPGMSATVDIESESLTGLAIPIQAVFTDNAKSADASQNQGNQANTDKQKSKLTDKKVKQYIYAYDAKTKKVKKTEVTTGIQNDQFIIVKSGVKAGQEIVTGPYSAIQNKLKDGMVVEKTSKDQLFNKDAKK, encoded by the coding sequence ATGAAACTGAAGCATATTATTATTACCGTAGTTGCTATCGTAGCTCTTCTAGTCATACTAAAGCTGGCCGGAGTTATTGGAGGAGATAAAACCGAAAAAGTAACTACAGAAAAGGCATCAGATAAAACTGTTGTAGAAACAGTAACCGCAAGTGGTAAAATACAGCCAGAAACCGAGGTTAAATTAAGTTCTGAGGTATCGGGAGAGGTAGTAGAGTTAAAAGTAAAAGAAGGAGACATTGTTAAAGCCGGTCAGTTGCTTTGTAAAGTACGTCCGGATGTTTTGCAATCGGGATACGAAAGAACGGTGGCTACATTTAATGCACAGAGAGCTAGTGTGGCTGCAGCACAACAACAATTGATACAAAACCAGGCCAACTTCGTAAACGCCGAAGCAACTTATAAACGTAATGTTGAACTGTTTAATAAAAAAGTAATCTCTGCATCTGAGTTCGATGCAGCTAAAGCCGCCTATTTAACAGCCAAAGCAAATTTAGCCAGTGCAAAAGAGAATGTAACAGGTGCTAAATTTACCTTGGAACAAACGGGTGCAAACGTTAAAGAAGCAGGTGCAAACTTAGCTAAAACAACAATCTACGCTCCGGTTGATGGTGTGGTTTCAAAACTATCAATCGAATTGGGCGATCGTATTTTAGGAACTTCGCAAATGGCAGGTACAGAAATAATGCGTATCTCCAACCTGTCAACAATGGAGGTGAACGTTGATGTTAATGAAAATGATATTACCCGCGTTAAAGTGGGAGATAAAGCTTCGATTGAAGTTGATGCTTTCTCTGACAAGAAATTTAGAGGTGTAGTAACCGAAATTGCAAGTTCATCAACAGCTGTTGGTACTGCGATTTCTACTTCCGTAGATCAGGTAACCAATTTCTCAGTAAAAATCAGAATTACAGAAGAACTAGCGGGTAAACAACAATCTATCTTCCGCCCGGGTATGTCGGCTACGGTTGATATCGAAAGTGAATCGTTAACGGGTTTGGCTATTCCAATCCAGGCGGTATTTACTGATAATGCAAAATCTGCTGATGCTAGCCAAAACCAGGGTAACCAGGCAAATACCGACAAGCAAAAATCTAAATTAACCGATAAAAAGGTGAAACAATACATTTATGCTTACGATGCTAAAACCAAAAAGGTTAAAAAAACAGAGGTAACCACTGGCATCCAAAACGATCAGTTCATTATTGTAAAATCTGGTGTTAAAGCTGGGCAAGAAATTGTAACAGGCCCTTATTCGGCTATCCAAAACAAATTAAAAGACGGAATGGTTGTAGAGAAAACATCTAAAGACCAGTTGTTTAACAAAGACGCTAAGAAGTAG